The Bombus fervidus isolate BK054 chromosome 1, iyBomFerv1, whole genome shotgun sequence genome includes a window with the following:
- the LOC139986501 gene encoding venom acid phosphatase Acph-1, whose translation MLFDFLVILFNFILSVTMVNCNLDLQLLHVVFRHGDKVPHREYQNYPNDPYRDYSYHPMGDGDLTNRGKLREYRIGTMLRERYDQYFGPDYWPEKIYARSTYIPRTQLSLELVLAGLFPPSEKQTWNPNLSWIPVFSFFEPYETDNLLFPHHCPRYREEYNKFLRQSKARDLISKYKPIMNYLTQRTGKAINTTSSVTYLYNLLKEQASQNLTLPEWTNTVYPTPMKEIIALDFRLRSYTRTLKRLNGGLLIRKMVEDIKTYKAGKLEPYDRKAFLFSAHEMNVAAVARALELDEPIVPAYGATLILETLRDKKGNYYVRVLHWTGVSEQLMIETIPGCTELCPLENFFAIVKDVLPSDDEYHCHPTENIKMSSNSEQVYTSGSSLAVGKTWYYVISLLFLTISILRNAIVNICH comes from the exons ATGTTATTCGATTTTTTGGTGATtctttttaactttattttgTCCGTCACCATGGTCAACTGTAATTTGGACTTACAACTGTTACACGTG GTGTTTCGACATGGTGATAAAGTACCGCATCGGGAGTATCAAAACTATCCTAACGATCCTTATCGCGACTACTCGTATCATCCAATGGGTGATGGAGATTTAACGAAC CGAGGCAAGCTGCGAGAATACAGGATTGGGACAATGCTCCGTGAACGTTACGATCAATATTTCGGGCCAGATTACTGGCCGGAGAAGATCTATGCCCGATCGACTTATATCCCAAGAACTCAGTTGTCTCTAGAGCTAGTTCTAGCTGGATTATTCCCACCCTCGGAGAAGCAAACCTGGAATCCGAATCTATCTTGGATTCCGGTATTCTCGTTCTTCGAGCCTTATGAAACTGACAATCTTCTATTTCCACATCATTGCCCCAG GTACAGAGAAGAATACAATAAATTCCTGCGACAAAGTAAAGCGCGGGATTTAATAAGCAAGTATAAACCTATAATGAATTATTTGACCCAGAGAACCGGGAAGGCCATCAACACGACATCCTCTGTTACTtatctttataatttgttaaaagaaCAG GCATCTCAAAACCTGACTCTGCCAGAATGGACCAATACAGTTTATCCTACTCCGATGAAGGAGATAATCGCGCTAGACTTTAGACTCAGATCATACACAAGAACGCTGAAACGTTTGAATGGAG GTTTGTTAATACGTAAAATGGTAGAAGATATTAAGACGTACAAAGCGGGCAAATTAGAACCGTACGATAGGAAAGCGTTCCTTTTCTCAGCGCACGAAATGAACGTCGCTGCAGTTGCGAGAGCTTTGGAATTGGACGAACCCATTGTTCCTGCATACGGTGCTACTCTCATTCTGGAAACGCTACGCGATAAGAAAGGGAATTATTACGTTCGG GTTTTACACTGGACTGGAGTTTCCGAACAGCTTATGATCGAAACGATTCCTGGTTGCACAGAACTATGTCCCTTAGAAAATTTTTTTGCCATCGTAAAGGATGTGTTACCAAGCGACGATGAATATCATTGTCACCCTACtgagaatataaaaatgtcaaGCAATAGCGAACAAGTATATACCTCAGGCTCGAGTTTAGCTGTAGGAAAAACctggtattacgtaatatctcTGTTGTTCCTTACTATTTCAATTCTACGTAATGCTATCGTTAATATTTGTCATTAA